CGCGCCGGGCACTCGATGCCGATGGGCCCGGCTTCGAGGGAGCCGTAGAAGAAATACGCGGGGTGGCCCCAGAGTGCCTCGACCCGCTCGCGGAAGGCGGGCGAGCAGCCCTCCCCGGTCAACCAGAGGAACCGGAGAGGGATCTCGGCGAGGGCGATCTTCTCCCGCTCGGCGGCCTCGGCCAGGAGTACGGCATAGGAGGGGGTGGTGATCAGAATCGTCGCGCCCAGATCGACCGCCGCCCGGAGGGTCCGCTCCGGCGTCGAGTAGTAGCCGCCCTTGCCCGTGGGCACCACCAGCGCGCCGCAACCCTTCTGGAACGTCCGGTGGAAGGCGAGACCGGCCGAGCTCATCTCGTACGGGAGGGCATTGACGACCACGTCGTCGATCCCCACCGGGACCAGCCGCCGCATGGCAGGTCCCAGGTTGAAGACATGAAGATCCTCCCAGGTGTGGGGGATGTAGATCTCCTCGCCGCCTGTGGTCCCCGTGGAGACATGAATCTGGGAGACCTGATGCAGGGGAACGGCGAGGAGCACCCAGGGCTTCCCGCGGATCTCCTCCCTGCCGGTCAGGGGCACGCGCGGCAGCTCTTCGGGCAGGACCAGGGACGTGGGATCGACACCCGCCGCGACGAACTTCCGCCGGTAGAACCGGTTGCGCTGCCACGCGTGAACCAGGATCCGGGAGAGGGCCTCACGCTGGTAACCGGCCAGCCGCTCCCCGGACCACCGGTCCACCAGATTTTCGCCTTCCCGCAAATACCGCTCGACCAGCTCCGGTCGCGGCCCGCGGAGTCTCCGCTCCAGATACGACACGGCCGTGCCCCTCAGCCGTGAGCGTGGACGAGAGCCGGCGACTCGCTGGCCAGGTCGATGGCGGCCTCGACCGACACGCCATCGTGAACGATCTTGGCGAGCGCCCGGAGGAAGAGATGGGGCGCCGGATGCTGAAAGACGTTCCGGCCGATGCAGACCCCCGCTGCCCCGCAGGCCACCGCGGACTCAACCATCTCCAGCACGCGCCGATCCGACCGGTCACGCTCCCCTCCGGCGATCAGGACCGGGACGAAGCATCCGTGAACGACCTCGAGCATCGCCTCGCGGCTGCCCGGGTAGCTCACCTTGACGAGGTCAGCCCCCAGCTCTGCCGCCAGACGGGCCGCGTGCTTGATCGCGGAGGCTGGCGAGCCGGGCTGGGCCCGGGCCCAACGCACGTACGTCATCGCGAGGAGTGGCATCCCCCACTGCTGGCACCGTCCCGCCACCTCCCCGAGGTCCCGCAGCATCTCCCCGTCGCGGGGCACGCCGAGGTTCACGTGGACCGAGACCGCATCAGCCCCGAGGCGAACCGCTTCCTCCACGGATGCGACGAGCACCTTGTGATCAGGGTCGAGACTCAGGGCCGTAGAGCCCGAAAGCTGGAGAATCCAGGGGAGCGTGGCCTCGAGGCCCTCGCTCTCGCTGATGGCGACGCCTCGATGGACGATCACCCCTTGAGCTCCCCCGTCGGCCACAGCCCGCAGGATCTTCCACGGCACCTCGAGCCCGGGGATCGGGCCTCCGGTCACCCCGTGGTCGAGGGCAACGAGCACCGCCCTTCCGGACTTCTGATGGATCAACCGCGCCAACCGAAACCGTTTCCCGCTCCCCATACCCGCCTCCCACTGACCCGACGCCCGAGCGCCACCAGCACACAGACCCGTCAGCGTCGGCATACACAGCGCACGCGACCGACGGTGCGCGGATTGTGGGCGAGGGGCTGCGCCCCGTCAATGTCCAAAGATCGATACAGCCTCCGGGGTAGCGTCAGCGGCGCCTTGACAGGTGATTCGTCCGCGCCGTATTCTGCCCGTGCGTTGACGCAACACGCTGCGAGTCCCGGTCGCCGGGCGGCAGACTCGAAGAGGGCCTTGATCCCATGCGCTTCGGCCTGTTCACCGAGTTCGAGTGCCCGGCACGGACGAGCGAGGCAACCGCCTTCGACGAGGCGATGGCGCAGATGGTGGCGGCGGAGGCGCTCGGCTTCGACGCCGTCTGGCTCGGCGAGCTCCACTTCCAGAAGGACCGCTCGGTGCTGTCGTCGCCGCTGGTGGTCGCCGCGGCCCTCGCCAGCCGGACCACGCGCATCCGCCTCGGCATCGCCGTCCAGGTCC
This DNA window, taken from Candidatus Rokuibacteriota bacterium, encodes the following:
- a CDS encoding phenylacetate--CoA ligase family protein, which translates into the protein MSYLERRLRGPRPELVERYLREGENLVDRWSGERLAGYQREALSRILVHAWQRNRFYRRKFVAAGVDPTSLVLPEELPRVPLTGREEIRGKPWVLLAVPLHQVSQIHVSTGTTGGEEIYIPHTWEDLHVFNLGPAMRRLVPVGIDDVVVNALPYEMSSAGLAFHRTFQKGCGALVVPTGKGGYYSTPERTLRAAVDLGATILITTPSYAVLLAEAAEREKIALAEIPLRFLWLTGEGCSPAFRERVEALWGHPAYFFYGSLEAGPIGIECPARSGYHVAAGHVYVEIVDPATATPLASGEVGEIVVTELTRLASPVIRYRTGDLGFVDDLPCGCGVALWKLHLRGRAGDQIQVGGAAYSPYYLEELLMRIPEAGNWYELLPKPDRLCVRIEPAAGVPPTETVRRAIESQLEYAIGVAVEVRFVAELPRSGGKTVRVIHEEPCPNLG
- a CDS encoding class I fructose-bisphosphate aldolase family protein, whose translation is MGSGKRFRLARLIHQKSGRAVLVALDHGVTGGPIPGLEVPWKILRAVADGGAQGVIVHRGVAISESEGLEATLPWILQLSGSTALSLDPDHKVLVASVEEAVRLGADAVSVHVNLGVPRDGEMLRDLGEVAGRCQQWGMPLLAMTYVRWARAQPGSPASAIKHAARLAAELGADLVKVSYPGSREAMLEVVHGCFVPVLIAGGERDRSDRRVLEMVESAVACGAAGVCIGRNVFQHPAPHLFLRALAKIVHDGVSVEAAIDLASESPALVHAHG